The Corallococcus caeni region CGCCCACGCGCTCGCGTGCAGGCCCACCTTCGCGTTGGGCGCGTACTTGCGCACCATGGCGATCATGCACCTGCCCAGGCCCGCGGCGTTGTTCTCCTGGGTGCCGCAGTCCGTGGAGTTCGCCGCCTTCACCGCCACCGGCGTGGACTGCGCCCTGCCGTCGGACGGGAAGAACTGGAGATAGGCCCACATGTCCGGCTCGATCTGCAGCAGCACCTTCTCCTGGCCCACCTGCTTCAGCAGGAACCGCCAGTCCGCCAGGTACCGCCCCAGGAACGCGGCGTCGTTGAGCGCCTTCAGCTGCTCCTCGCCCTCGGTGTAGCCGCTGGCCTGGAACGCCTCGTAGTAGGTGATGAAGGGGAGCTGCCCGTTCGCCTGCGCGGACTTGATGAAGCCGCGCACGTAGTCGCCGGGCGGCTGCTGGACATCCTGCCAGCAGCCCCACCAGTTGCAGCCGCCGTTGGCGCACGACGTGCCGACGGACGTGCACCCGGACGTGCACGACTGGCACGCGTCCTTCGAGTCGAACACGCCCGCCGCGATGTAGAGGTAGCGCACGTCGAAGGGCGCCGCCTTCGCGGTGTCATCCTCCATCTGCGCGCCCACCATCACCGTGCTCTTGCCCAGCGTGCCCAGGAACTTCGCGCCCAGGCACTCCGAGCCGTCACCCGGCGTCACCCCGGGCCCATCCGTGCCCGGTCCGGGCTCCTCACCCGGCGAACTCGAATCCGAACAGCCCGCCACGGCCAGCAGGCCCGCGGCGAGGAACGGCCAACACTTCCGACGAAACAGGGCAGGGGTCCGCATGATGTCCAAAACTCTACTCCGGCCCTGTCCCCGCATGCCTCTCTCTCCTGAGAGGTTGTTCTCGCATTCCAAGGAAGTCTTGAGTCACGCTCGCCCCACCGGCGAACAGCCGGCCTTCCCCCGAGGTGTGCGTGATGAAGCTCCGATGGTGTGTGCTGCTGGTCCCCGCGCTGCTGGCGGCCGGCTGTGGTCCCTTGGATGAAACCCCCGAGCCCGTCATCGACGAGCTGACCGGGCAGGTGCTCCAGGAGGCGACGACGAAGTACGACATGCACCGCCTGCTGGAGGACTCGGACGTCACGGGCGGCACGGGCATCACACCGGCGCAGGTGCAGGCCTTCCTGCAGCAGCAGGGCTCGTACCTGGCGGGGTACACGGACCCGGCCTACGGCAAGACGGCGGCGACGCTCATCGTGGAGCGCTCGCGCGCGTCCAACATCAGCCCGCTGTACATGCTGGCGCGCATCCAGGGCGAGTCCAGCCTCATCCAGAGCGGCACGTCCACGAACCTGAGCAAGGCCACGGGCTGTGGCTGTCCGGACGGCAGCGGCTGTGACGCGCAATACGTGGGCTTCGGCAAGCAGGTGGAGTGCGCGGCGAAGAAGATGCGCGGCTACCTCACGGACCTGGAGGCGGGCCGCGCCACCATCTCCGGCTGGAAGACGGGGGTGACGAAGTCCACGTCCGACCCGTGCTCGGTGAAGCCGGTGAACAACGCCACCGCGGCGCTCTACACGTACACGCCCTGGGTGGGCGCGTACGCCATCCAGTGCGGCCGCACCACGGTGGGCGGCTCGTCGCTGATGGCGTCCATCTACAACCGCTACAAGACGGCGTACCCGTGGACGCTCACCACCACGGAGGGGTGCTACTCCGGCACGGTGGACGCCACGGTGCCGGAAGGCTCGTGCGTGCAGAGCTCGTCGGACGCGCTGTGGCGCCAGTGCTCGCAGGGCGTCTTCATTGGCGGCACCACGACGAAGCCGTCCAACTGCAACGTGTCCTTCCCGTACTGCGTCTCCACGCGCCTGGGCCGCGGCGTGCCCACGCGCACCTGCGTGCAGGCGAGCAGCACCCTCTGGCAGCAGTGCGGCGCGGAAGGGGTGTGGCGGGACGCGCCGGGCGCGGACACCACGGGCGTGGGGCCCGTGGGCACCTGCTACGCCACGTACGCGCTGTAGCCGTCACGCCGCCGCCCGGACATGGCGCGTCCGGGCGGTCAGTATTCCTTCGTCCAGATGAGGTCCAGGCCGCCGGAGCGCGCGTCGCCGTACATGCCCTCCAGGCTCCAGCGCGGGCTGAAGAGGTACTGGAAGCGCACGGCGTTGGCGTTCTCCCCCTTCTGGAGGTTGGCGCCCACGCGGCCGGTGTAGCCGACGTAGATTTTGTCCGTCACGTACGTGCCCACCTCCAGCTTGGTGCCGGCGATGCCGCCTTCACCCGCCTCGATGGAGAGCACGTCCAGGGGCAGCTTCGCGGCGATGGCCTTGCGCGCCTCGTTGGCGACGAATGAGCCCACCACGGAGGCGGCCTGCGCGCCCGCGTTCATGGACGCGCCGGAGCCGCGCTCCAGCGTGCGGCGGCCGGTGGCGAGCAGCGTGTAGATTTCCGACTCCGGCAGGGCCGGGTCGCTCGTGGTCTTCAGCGTCACCTCCTTGCCCTGCCCGCGCACGGTGACGAAGACGGTGACGTTCGCGTTGTCGTTGCGGTGTTCGGCGGTGACGTTGATGTACGGCGTCATCACCGGGCCGGTGAAGCGCACCTGGCTGTCGCGCTGCACGTCGAAGCGGCGGCCCAGCACGTCCACGCGGCCCAGCAGCACCATCACCTCGCCGAACATGCGCGCCTCGTTGGCGTACTCGACGCGGAAGCCCTCGGACAGGCCCAGCTGGACGTTGAGGTCCGTGCCGCGCACCCAGAGGTTGCGGGGCGCGTTGATGTTCACCCAGAACTGGCGCTGCGGCGCCTCCTCCTCCTCGCCGTCCTCCGCCAGGGCCTCCGCCTCCGCCTGTGACGTGGGCCCGCCCGCGTCCCCGCTGCCTCCCACGGTGGGCTGCGGGTTGCCGGGCATGCCGGGCGAGTCCGGGGCGTTGCGCGGGTTCTGCGCCTTCTGCGACGTGGCCACCTGCGTGGGCGCCTTCTCCTTCTTCTTGCGCTTGTCCACGGGCACGCCGTTGCGGACCATCACCACGTCCACGGGGCGCTCCAGCGGCTGCAGGTCCTTGCGCTTGGCCTCCGGCAACTCGACGTGCGCCTCCGGGATGGACAGGTCGCTGATGTTCACCAGCCGTTCGCTGAGGCTGCCCTTCATGGACAGGTTCAGCGTGAGCAGGGCCATCAGCTGGTCCTCCACTACGATGGGCAGGTTCTTGGTGTGGCCCTTGCCCTCCATCACGAACTCGCCGCTCTTACCCTGGCGGTTCGCGGTGGCCGTCAGCTCCAGCGAACCGTTGCCGGACTTCGCGGTGAGCTGCTTGAGCTCGATGCGCTGCTGCGACGCGTTCAGCGCGAGCTGGATGTCGTGGTACTCGCCGTAGCCCATCAGCCCCAGCTTGCCGTCCTTCCACGCCAGGGTGCCCTTGAAGGTGGGCGCGCCCACGGTGCCGCCCAGGTTCGCGTCCGCCTGCATGAGCCCGCCCAGCGAGCGCACGTACGGGGAGATGCCGGAGAGGAACGTCGGGTCGAAGCGGCGCGCGCGCAGCGACACCTCCACCGGCGCCCGGTCCACCTTCTTCGCCGGCCCCTGCGCGGCCTGGAACGCGGGCAGCGACAGGTCCAGCCCCAGCGTGCCGCCCAAGAGCAGCGACCCGCCGCCGGGCGCGGTGAGCATCGCGTCGAAGAGGGACTTCGCCTCCGAGTAGGAGTAGTGCAGCCGCGCCTGCCCCAGCGCCGTCTGCGCGACGCCCAGGCCCTGCAGGCCCGCGTTCAGCTCCAGCTCCGGGGCCTCCGGCGTGCCGCGCGCGATCAGCTCCATGGCCAGCACGCCCTGCGGCCCGCGGTTGCCCTGCCCGGGCTGCCGCACCGCCATGCCGGGAAGCTCGCTCAAGGGCACGGGCCCCACGCGCCCCTTCATGCGGAAGGGCACGCGGCTGACCACCTCCCGGTCCTGGAGCGCGGCCAGCGGCGCCAGCACGCGCGCCTCCAGCGTGGCCAGCGGCCCGTCGGGGCGCTGCACGTCCAGCGTCAGCTTCACGTCCTTGTCGCCCGCCAGCGCCAGCGCGGTGCCGTTGAGGGGCGGCAGGCCGTTGGCGGTGACGCCCTTCGCCTGCAGCTCCACGCGGCCCAGCGGCGCGAGCGCGGAGCCGTTCACGTCCGCCTTCAGCGTCACCGTGCCGTCCGGCTTGTCCACGCCTTCCGCGCCCTGGAGCAGCTTCAGCGGCAGCTCCGCAATCAGCGCCTCCAGGTGCAGCGGCGCCTCCAGCGCCTGCGCGGGCGTGGGCGGCTTCGCGATGACGCCGCCCAGCGTGAAGGGCGTCTTCAGCGCGACGTAGGCCCGCGGCGCGATGCCCTTCACGTCCAGCCGTGCGCCCAGCGTGGCGTCGTTCGCGTCGGAGTTCGCGTGCAGCTCGAAGCCCAGCGCCTGTGCGAAGAGGGCCTCCGGCCGGCCGGGGTAGCGCAGGTCCGCGCCCACCACCTTCAGGTCCAGGCGCGGGTCCTTCGCGGAGCCGTTCACCACCAGCGTGCCGGTAATCTGTCCCGTGGGGCCGGGCGGCTGGGCCGCGAGCTTCAGCGTCTCCGCGACGTCCAGCTTCTCCAGGTTCACCGTCAGGGAGAGGGGCTCGTTGCGGCGGCGGAGCACGCCCTGCACGGGCACGTCGAACCTGGAGGACACGCGCGCCGCGTTCAGCTCCGCGCCCAGCGTGCCGGTGGCGCGGTCCTTCACGTATTGCGCCTTCACCTGGAGCCCCAGGCCCTCGTAGCCCCGCGCCTTGCCGTCCACCAGGGTGAGGTCCACGTCCGCGTCCGGCCGGGCCATGCGCCCCTTCGCCGCGACGTGGCCGGACAGCGTGCCGCCCAGGCCCAGGTCCTGCGGCACCGCGATGCGCGGCAGCTTGGACAGGTCAAAGGCGCCCAGGTCGATGCGCGCGTCCACGCGCTCGCCGTCCTTCAGCGCGGCGATCTTCAGCGTCTGCGGCCCCGACGCGAGCGCCAGCGGCGGCTCCAGCGCGATGCGCCCGCCCCCGAACGCCAGGTGCGTGGGCTGCTGGAGCGTCCAGGTGGCCTCCGGCCAGGACAGCGAGAAGGCGCGCATGGCCAGCCCCTCGTTGTCCGCGTCCACCGTGCCCTCCACGCCCAGCGCGAGCTGCGCGTCGCCGTCCACGCGCACGCTCGCCTTCAGCTCGCGGTTCGCGTCGGTGGTGAGCGCCAGGGACAGGTCGCGGAAGGTCCTGCCCGCGGTCTTCAGCTGGCTCACCAGCACGGTGGCGTCGGTGGTGAGCGGCCGGGTGACGTCCGGCACGCTCGCCTTGAGCGTCAGGTCCGTGATGGCGATGTCGCCGTAGTTCAGCGCGACGAAGTTGCCGTCCGCCTTCACCCCCGGCGAGCGCGGCGGCCCCTGCACCAGCAGCTCCAGCGAACCGCTGCCGGACATGGGCGGCACGGTGCCGCCGGGCAAGAGCTTGTTGAGCGCCTGGGACAGCAGCTTCAGGTTGCCCGCGGACAGGCTGCCGCGCGCCTCCAGCGCCTTCGTGGTGCCTTCGCCGGACGCGATGAACGCCGCGCCCGGCATCATCACGCGCAGGTTGGCCACGTTGTAGCGGCCGTCCTTCGCGCTGGCCTTCAGCTCGATGGGGCCCACCGACTGGCCCCGGTACTCCGACGGGGACACCGTGAGGGCCACGTCGCCGTCCAGCGTGTCCACGCTGTCGCCGCCGCCGTGCGCGACGAGGTCCGCGGCGATGTTGGTGGGGATGCCCCCCTCCATCAGCTCCGCCAGGTTGACCCCGCGCGCCTTCACGGTGGTCTCCGTGGTGCGGTACGTCTTGAGGTTCACGTCGCCCGTCAGGTCCAGCGTGGCCTTGCCCGCGGCCGCGCCCAGCTTCGCCTTCGCGAGGTCGCCGTCCATGGACGCGGTGCCCTTCGCTTCAATGGGCACCACCAGCGGGTACGCGGGCACGAAGGCCTTCACGGGCTCGGGCGGCACCCGCAGGCGGCGCAGCTCCACGGCCGCGGCCGTCTCACCGGACTGCTTCGCGCCCAGGTCCGCCTCGATGCCCGCCAGCGCCAGCTGCGCGTCCACCTGGCGCACCACGTCCTTGCCCTGGCCCTTGAGCACCAGGCGCACCGGGCCCGTGAGCGGACGGGTGAGGCCGCCCGTGGCCTGGAGGTCCGCGGCGAAGTCCATGTCCGCCAGGCCGTAGTGGCCTTCACCCTTCGCGCCGAGCTCCTCCAGGCGCACCTGGCGCTCACCGCCGTCCGGCAGCTCCTGCTGGAAGTCCACGTAGCCGTGGCTGAGCTCGAAGTCCTTGAGGTCGATGCGCAGCGCGCTCTGGCTCTGGGTGGGCGGCTCCTCCGGCTTGGGCTCCTTGGGCTCCAGCGCGCGCATCAGGTTGAGGCCGCGCTCGTCCTGCACCAGGTACAGGCGGGGCGTGTCGATGCGCACCTTCGTCAGGTCCACCTGCTGGCCCAGGAGCGGCGCCAGGTGGAGCCGCGCCTCCACGCGGGCGATCTCCGCCGCCAGGTCGCCTTCGGGCGTGTAGAGCTTGATGCCGGTGAGGACCGCGCCGTTGAAGTCCAGGTCGAACCCGCCCAGCTCCAGCCGGCCGGCGAGCTGCTTGTTCGCCAGGTCGACGCCGAAGCGGGCGATGCGGGCGGAGCCGCCCGGACTGGTGGCGTACACGAGCGCGCCCACCACCAGCAGGACGATGAGCCCCAGCAAGCCAAGCAGGCCCCACAGGATCCGCCGTCCCCAGCGCTTGCGCCGGTGGGGCGGGGCGGGGGCGGGGGTCGTGGGGTCGCTCAAAACGCCTCTCCGATGGAGATATGGACCGCGCAGAGCCCTTCCGGGGCACCCGCGTACGCTGCATCCGCGGACGTCGAGGCCTTGTCGAACTTGCGTCCGAAGCCCAGGCATCCACCAGAGGACGGATAGATGTATCCGGGATCGCTGACGGGCAATCCCCGCCCGATGTTCAAGCGCCTCGCGATGTCCAGTCGGATGGGGCCCACCACCGTGAGGTAGCGCAGCCCGGCGCCCACGGCGTGGTAGTGCTCGGGACCGAACAGCTTGGGGGCGTTCTTGCCAAACAGCGCCTCCGTGCCCACGAGGCCGGAGTCGTAGAAGACCGCCACCATCAGGGCGTCCGTCAGCATGTAGCGCAGCTCCACGGAGGTCTCGAAGAGGCTGTTGCCG contains the following coding sequences:
- a CDS encoding translocation/assembly module TamB domain-containing protein, with the protein product MSDPTTPAPAPPHRRKRWGRRILWGLLGLLGLIVLLVVGALVYATSPGGSARIARFGVDLANKQLAGRLELGGFDLDFNGAVLTGIKLYTPEGDLAAEIARVEARLHLAPLLGQQVDLTKVRIDTPRLYLVQDERGLNLMRALEPKEPKPEEPPTQSQSALRIDLKDFELSHGYVDFQQELPDGGERQVRLEELGAKGEGHYGLADMDFAADLQATGGLTRPLTGPVRLVLKGQGKDVVRQVDAQLALAGIEADLGAKQSGETAAAVELRRLRVPPEPVKAFVPAYPLVVPIEAKGTASMDGDLAKAKLGAAAGKATLDLTGDVNLKTYRTTETTVKARGVNLAELMEGGIPTNIAADLVAHGGGDSVDTLDGDVALTVSPSEYRGQSVGPIELKASAKDGRYNVANLRVMMPGAAFIASGEGTTKALEARGSLSAGNLKLLSQALNKLLPGGTVPPMSGSGSLELLVQGPPRSPGVKADGNFVALNYGDIAITDLTLKASVPDVTRPLTTDATVLVSQLKTAGRTFRDLSLALTTDANRELKASVRVDGDAQLALGVEGTVDADNEGLAMRAFSLSWPEATWTLQQPTHLAFGGGRIALEPPLALASGPQTLKIAALKDGERVDARIDLGAFDLSKLPRIAVPQDLGLGGTLSGHVAAKGRMARPDADVDLTLVDGKARGYEGLGLQVKAQYVKDRATGTLGAELNAARVSSRFDVPVQGVLRRRNEPLSLTVNLEKLDVAETLKLAAQPPGPTGQITGTLVVNGSAKDPRLDLKVVGADLRYPGRPEALFAQALGFELHANSDANDATLGARLDVKGIAPRAYVALKTPFTLGGVIAKPPTPAQALEAPLHLEALIAELPLKLLQGAEGVDKPDGTVTLKADVNGSALAPLGRVELQAKGVTANGLPPLNGTALALAGDKDVKLTLDVQRPDGPLATLEARVLAPLAALQDREVVSRVPFRMKGRVGPVPLSELPGMAVRQPGQGNRGPQGVLAMELIARGTPEAPELELNAGLQGLGVAQTALGQARLHYSYSEAKSLFDAMLTAPGGGSLLLGGTLGLDLSLPAFQAAQGPAKKVDRAPVEVSLRARRFDPTFLSGISPYVRSLGGLMQADANLGGTVGAPTFKGTLAWKDGKLGLMGYGEYHDIQLALNASQQRIELKQLTAKSGNGSLELTATANRQGKSGEFVMEGKGHTKNLPIVVEDQLMALLTLNLSMKGSLSERLVNISDLSIPEAHVELPEAKRKDLQPLERPVDVVMVRNGVPVDKRKKKEKAPTQVATSQKAQNPRNAPDSPGMPGNPQPTVGGSGDAGGPTSQAEAEALAEDGEEEEAPQRQFWVNINAPRNLWVRGTDLNVQLGLSEGFRVEYANEARMFGEVMVLLGRVDVLGRRFDVQRDSQVRFTGPVMTPYINVTAEHRNDNANVTVFVTVRGQGKEVTLKTTSDPALPESEIYTLLATGRRTLERGSGASMNAGAQAASVVGSFVANEARKAIAAKLPLDVLSIEAGEGGIAGTKLEVGTYVTDKIYVGYTGRVGANLQKGENANAVRFQYLFSPRWSLEGMYGDARSGGLDLIWTKEY